From the genome of Mixophyes fleayi isolate aMixFle1 chromosome 2, aMixFle1.hap1, whole genome shotgun sequence, one region includes:
- the CCDC81 gene encoding coiled-coil domain-containing protein 81: MLDFLQDADRNGFPTLSKLTEDDVSTIWACVSEFIEHQMSLQKGVQIPGLGTFTLSRQKLNVGNNKFTLLQRPVFLLSEKCAQIHGLKYNKIFTTGDIPIVPLNFIALSFACPYNRDTIEGCVKETLTVFSRSVATKQNVEFSFKGIGALIIRELKVKMKFYKEFVNRMDGTGTLIKSLSDRPGTADSVMSAGDAGDSLRPRSCGALLFPRIEMKAADKSAAMETIPEETRDMESGEEPKLNQPIEKEQEGEEPITSRRGNSPPKRLLNREIMVPARVTGISLSEDLEKMTKPKTAPERMGSSLEVNQASVPIRSPPACLDHCRAGQELCYLCLQRAQKNTPVYFTEERKLQEKEEERVLQQYQQMRDQEAIHKYQLASQANREQRQKDALYNRGVAEATRNQRNVRSTEFYKSYIFQRRPLTPPSLLKQEQFYQSLTKQMADRRGKEVREKQDQDFLGRLEQVQLAEELAAQKAKYLREKTEQMVSYKNALDTQMKIKPSLALAPDAEGTEPMFGRNDMTNEKLAERKRRAQEVCKHQLQVSADHERLVILNDLVQQRKEADMLQRSKEQLLQDRTVQFEKIHRLQKGLQDDWAKSLEMKRRREHNEERFIKAGSHLLLDQFEKYHRCFQCKRRTSNCGESNVWRETRYIPGARLMV, from the exons ATGTTGGATTTTTTACAAGATGCTGACAGAAATGGGTTTCCAACACTATCTAAGCTCACCGAGGATG ATGTTTCCACAATATGGGCTTGTGTATCCGAGTTCATTGAGCATCAAATGTCTCTGCAAAAG GGTGTGCAGATCCCTGGACTGGGAACTTTTACTCTGTCAAGACAAAAATTAAATGTCGGTAACAACAAATTTACTCTCCTACAACGTCCAGTCTTTCTCCTGTCTGAAAAATGTGCTCAGATTCATGGATTAAAGTACAACAAGATATTCACAACTG GTGATATTCCAATCGTTCCCCTTAACTTCATTGCCCTGTCTTTTGCCTGCCCCTATAACAGAGACACAATCGAGGGCTGTGTAAAGGAGACCCTCACTGTTTTCTCACGCTCTGTTGCCACCAAACAAAATGTGGAGTTTAGTTTTAAAGGAATCGGAGCCCTGATCATCCGGGAGCTGAAAGTAAAGATGAAGTTTTATAAAGAGTTCGTTAACAGAATGGATGGAACCGGAACTCTGATCAAGTCACTTTCTGAC AGACCGGGGACGGCTGATTCTGTCATGTCGGCTGGAGATGCCGGGGACTCCCTGCGCCCTCGGTCATGCGGTGCTCTCCTATTCCCCAG GATTGAAATGAAAGCAGCAGACAAATCGGCAGCTATGGAGACAATTCCAGAGGAAACCAGAGATATGGAGAGTGGGGAGGAGCCCAAGCTAAATCAACCAATAGAAAAAGAGCAGGAGGGAGAGGAGCCAATCACCAGCAGAAGAG GAAATTCACCACCTAAACGTTTGCTGAATAGAGAGATTATGGTGCCGGCCCGAGTTACCGGGATCAGCCTGAGCGAAGACCTGGAGAAGATGACTAAGCCGAAAACTGCTCCAGAACG AATGGGATCATCACTTGAAGTCAACCAAGCGAGTGTCCCGATCAGATCACCGCCCGCGTGCCTGGATCACTGTCGTGCAGGACAG GAATTGTGCTACCTGTGCCTGCAGCGAGCCCAGAAGAACACCCCCGTGTATTTTACGGAGGAGAGGAAActgcaggagaaggaggaggaacgAGTATTGCAGCAATACCAGCAAATGAGAGACCAGGAGGCCATACACAAGTATCAG TTGGCGTCTCAGGCGAATCGAGAACAGAGACAGAAAGACGCATTATACAACAGGGGCGTGGCGGAGGCCACCAGGAACCAGCGGAATGTTAGAAGCACCGAGTTCTAT AAATCTTACATCTTCCAGAGACGACCACTCACCCCTCCATCATTACTAAAACAAGAGCAATTCTACCAGTCGCTGACTAAGCAGATGGCGGACAGACGAGGGAAGGAAGTGAGGGAGAAACAAGACCAGGACTTTCTGGGCCGTCTGGAACAAGTTCAGCTTGCGGAAGA ATTGGCTGCCCAGAAGGCTAAATATTTAAGAGAGAAGACTGAACAAATGGTCTCCTATAAGAACGCCCTGGACACCCAG ATGAAGATTAAGCCGAGTTTGGCGCTGGCTCCTGACGCTGAAGGTACAGAGCCGATGTTTGGGAGGAACGACATGACCAATGAGAAACTGGCGGAGAGGAAGAGGCGGGCCCAGGAGGTGTGCAAGCACCAGTTACAGGTCTCAGCAGACCACGAGCGCCTGGTCATACTGAACGACCTGGTCCAGCAGAGGAAGGAAGCGGACATGTTACAACGCTCTAAAGAACA GTTACTGCAGGATAGAACAGTGCAGTTTGAGAAGATTCACAGATTACAGAAGGGGTTACAGGACGACTGGGCAAAGAGCTTGGAAATGAAGAGACGCAGAGAGCACAACGAGGAACGGTTCATTAA GGCCGGCAGTCACCTCCTCTTAGATCAGTTTGAGAAGTATCATCGTTGCTTCCAGTGTAAGAGACGTACGTCAAACTGCGGAGAGAGCAACGTGTGGCGTGAGACCAGATACATCCCGGGGGCTCGGCTGATGGTGTGA